In the Pygocentrus nattereri isolate fPygNat1 chromosome 19, fPygNat1.pri, whole genome shotgun sequence genome, one interval contains:
- the LOC108424023 gene encoding claudin-4-like has product MDRRFELAGFGLACTGWLCAIFTKCLPMWNVTGTVDNNTDTLALYWDGVWLNWQELNKGSLHCNFYMSLLSLAGSFRSWNALLLASIVMGIFPVVGYFVALVWFPQRIQIKAAAGVVFVLTGLLLLVVTSWTTHATYSELDTAVHITKGWGPALYSGWMGTALLLIGGGALSAFCCKAPPQEQRGPMQAAGPEPDDPFLVIHSAAFNSSPYRQTTTSI; this is encoded by the coding sequence ATGGACAGGAGGTTCGAGCTGGCTGGCTTTGGGCTGGCCTGCACAGGCTGGCTTTGTGCCATCTTCACCAAGTGCCTGCCCATGTGGAATGTGACCGGAACCGTGGACAACAACACGGACACTCTCGCCTTGTACTGGGACGGAGTTTGGTTGAACTGGCAGGAACTCAACAAAGGGAGCTTGCACTGCAACTTCTACATGTCTTTGCTGTCCCTAGCCGGCAGCTTTCGCTCTTGGAATGCCCTGCTTCTTGCCTCTATCGTTATGGGAATCTTCCCTGTGGTGGGCTACTTCGTAGCTCTTGTATGGTTTCCTCAGCGTATACAGATTAAGGCAGCGGCCGGGGTGGTCTTTGTCTTGACGggactgctgctgctggtggttACATCCTGGACTACACACGCCACTTACAGCGAACTGGACACCGCTGTCCACATAACCAAGGGCTGGGGACCAGCTTTGTACTCAGGATGGATGGGAACGGCGTTGCTGCTGATTGGGGGAGGAGCACTTAGTGCCTTTTGCTGCAAAGCACCCCCACAAGAACAAAGAGGACCCATGCAAGCGGCAGGGCCGGAACCAGACGACCCGTTCTTGGTGATACACAGTGCTGCATTCAATTCAAGCCCGTACAGACAGACTACTACATCTATTTGA
- the sbds gene encoding ribosome maturation protein SBDS: protein MSIFTPTNQIRLTNVAVVRMKKGGKRFEIACYKNKVMSWRSGAEKDLDEVLQTHSVFTNVSKGQVAKKDDLSKSFGTDDLTEICKQILAKGELQVSDKERQSQLEQMFRDIATIVAEKCVNPETKRPYTVSLIERAMKDIHYSVKASKSTKQQALEVIRQLKESMQIQRAHMRLRFVLPAREGKRLKEKLKPLVKVVESEDFDDQLEMVCLIDPGCFREIDELIRCETKGKGSLEVLSLKDVEEGDEKLE from the exons ATGTCGATTTTTACACCAACAAATCAGATCCGGCTCACTAATGTGGCCGTGGTGAGGATGAAGAAGGGCGGCAAGCGCTTCGAAATCGCCTGTTATAAGAATAAAGTGATGAGCTGGAGATCCGGAGC GGAGAAAGATCTGGATGAAGTACTTCAGACACACTCAGTGTTTACAAATGTGTCAAAGGGACAAGTGGCCAAAAAGGATGATCTGTCAAAGTCATTTGGAACAGATGATTTAACAGAAATATGCAAACAG atttTAGCAAAAGGAGAGCTTCAGGTGTCTGATAAGGAGCGACAGAGTCAGCTGGAGCAGATGTTCCGGGACATTGCCACAATCGTGGCAGAGAAATGTGTAAATCCAGAAACCAAGCGCCCGTATACGGTCAGCCTTATAGAAAGAGCCATGAAGGACATTCACTACTCAGTCAAAGCCAGCAAGAGCACAAAACAGCAG GCACTCGAGGTCATCAGACAGCTGAAGGAGTCCATGCAGATTCAGAGAGCTCACATGCGGCTTCGCTTTGTCCTGCCGGCCAGAGAAGGGAAGAGGCTGAAGGAGAAGCTCAAACCGCTCGTGAAGGTGGTGGAGAGTGAAGACTTTGACGATCAGCTGGAGATG GTCTGTTTGATCGACCCGGGCTGTTTTCGGGAGATCGATGAGCTGATTCGCTGCGAAACAAAGGGAAAAGGTTCATTGGAGGTGCTGAGTCTGAAAGATGTGGAAGAAGGGGACGAGAAGCTAGAATAG
- the cldnj gene encoding claudin j translates to MALQVLGITLSMIGLAGTIIICALPMWKVTAFIGTNIVVAQVFWEGLWMTCVYERTGQMQCKLYDALLDLDPSLQASRGLVVTTMALACLAFIIFLLGADCTNCLSNPRAKARIVVASGITFMLSGLTTVVPVSWTADAIIRDFHNPIVHEALKREMGAAIYLGWVTAGFLFIGGAVLCTSCPAERAHHSSRYTSAKSGTQSSYAFKNYV, encoded by the coding sequence ATGGCTCTGCAGGTCCTGGGCATCACCCTGTCCATGATCGGCCTGGCTGGCACCATCATCATCTGTGCCCTACCCATGTGGAAGGTCACCGCCTTCATCGGCACCAACATTGTGGTGGCTCAGGTCTTCTGGGAGGGCCTGTGGATGACCTGCGTTTACGAGCGCACGGGCCAGATGCAGTGCAAGTTGTATGACGCCCTGCTGGACCTGGACCCCTCGCTGCAGGCCTCCCGTGGCCTCGTGGTCACCACAATGGCACTTGCGTGCCTGGCCTTCATCATCTTCCTGCTCGGGGCGGACTGTACCAATTGCCTGAGTAACCCTCGGGCCAAGGCCCGCATCGTGGTGGCCTCTGGAATCACCTTCATGCTCTCGGGCCTCACCACCGTGGTGCCCGTGTCCTGGACGGCTGACGCCATCATCAGGGACTTCCACAACCCCATTGTGCATGAGGCTCTAAAGAGGGAGATGGGGGCAGCCATTTACCTGGGCTGGGTCACAGCGGGGTTCCTGTTCATCGGAGGGGCAGTTCTCTGCACCAGCTGCCCGGCAGAAAGGGCCCACCACTCGTCCAGATACACCTCAGCAAAGTCAGGCACCCAAAGCAGCTATGCCTTTAAGAACTACGTCTGA
- the LOC108424091 gene encoding claudin-4-like — protein MVSMCRQMLGFALALIGFLGTIIICGLPMWKVTAFIGANIVTAQIIWEGLWMNCVMQSTGQMQCKIYDSLLALPQDLQAARALVVISIVVALFGIILGIAGGKCTNFVDNEISKVKVAIASGITFIIAGVLCLIPVCWSTNTIVQDFYNPVLTSAQKRELGASLYIGFGAAALLILGGALLCTSCPPQEEKPVYKYSQPRSAATSRAYV, from the coding sequence ATGGTATCCATGTGTCGCCAGATGCTGGGCTTTGCCCTGGCTCTTATTGGTTTCCTGGGGACCATCATCATTTGTGGGCTCCCCATGTGGAAGGTGACGGCCTTCATCGGGGCAAACATCGTGACGGCGCAGATCATCTGGGAAGGCCTGTGGATGAACTGCGTCATGCAGAGTACGGGGCAGATGCAGTGCAAAATCTATGACTCCCTGCTGGCGCTGCCCCAAGACCTTCAGGCGGCCCGGGCGCTGGTGGTCATCTCCATTGTGGTGGCTCTGTTTGGGATCATTCTGGGAATTGCTGGAGGGAAGTGCACCAACTTTGTGGACAACGAAATCAGCAAGGTCAAAGTGGCCATCGCCAGTGGTATCACCTTCATTATTGCTGGTGTCCTGTGCCTCATCCCCGTCTGCTGGTCCACCAACACCATCGTCCAGGACTTCTACAATCCAGTCCTCACCAGCGCTCAAAAGAGGGAGCTGGGGGCTTCGCTCTATATCGGCTTTGGCGCTGCTGCGCTCCTGATCCTCGGTGGAGCTTTGCTCTGCACTTCTTGCCCACCCCAAGAGGAAAAACCCGTCTACAAGTACTCCCAGCCACGATCTGCCGCCACCAGCAGAGCATATGTCTGA
- the LOC108424025 gene encoding claudin-4-like produces the protein MASMGLQLLGCTLALLGWVGVILVCGLPMWRVTAFIGSNIVTSQIFWEGIWMSCVVQSTGQMQCKVYDSMLALTSDLQAARALMVVSLVVGIIGLFMAFIAGKCTNFIQDENSKRRSAIGAGVVLIISGVLCLIPVSWTASMIIRDFYNPTLTAAQKRELGASLYIGWGASFLLIIGGGLLCSSCPRNDDKTPSLKYQLANKARSRNNSVPSFKPPTLRSFTPTSKTYI, from the coding sequence ATGGCATCTATGGGTTTGCAGTTGCTGGGCTGCACGCTGGCCCTGCTCGGCTGGGTGGGGGTGATCCTCGTCTGCGGACTGCCCATGTGGCGGGTGACGGCCTTCATCGGCAGTAACATCGTCACGTCTCAGATCTTCTGGGAGGGAATCTGGATGAGCTGTGTGGTACAGAGCACCGGGCAGATGCAGTGCAAAGTCTATGACTCCATGCTGGCCCTCACCTCCGACCTCCAGGCTGCTCGTGCCCTGATGGTGGTCTCTCTGGTGGTGGGGATCATCGGGCTCTTCATGGCCTTCATTGCCGGAAAGTGCACCAACTTCATCCAGGACGAAAACAGCAAACGGAGATCTGCCATCGGTGCAGGCGTGGTTCTGATCATCTCTGGCGTCTTGTGCCTGATTCCTGTGTCCTGGACAGCCAGCATGATTATTCGAGATTTCTACAACCCCACGCTTACAGCCGCCCAGAAGCGTGAACTGGGGGCTTCACTCTACATTGGCTGGGGGGCAAGCTTCCTGCTGATAATAGGAGGGGGACTTCTCTGCAGCTCCTGTCCACGGAATGATGACAAAACACCATCACTTAAGTACCAGCTGGCCAACAAAGCTAGATCAAGGAACAACTCAGTGCCCAGTTTTAAGCCACCAACACTGAGGTCTTTCACGCCAACATCAAAGACTTACATCTGA
- the cldnf gene encoding claudin f — MGRIAKEVAGQTLCFIGFVGTCLTCGIPMWRVTNYIGANIVTGQIIWDGLWMNCVMQSTGQMQCKLQSSIMTLTQDLQAARALTVISILISFIGVLLTFIGGRCSSCLKNESSMAKLVILGGILCIVAAVVCVIPVSWSAAVTISDYQNPLIPTTQKREIGGCVYIGWGTAVILLIGGIILCTSCPPREDMYPNNPNMYPYQGPMMGPAGPYMPVKTYAPSVVYTGTGTYVPNKPYAAPTYSAVPGQYR, encoded by the coding sequence CTTCATCGGTTTTGTGGGCACGTGCCTCACCTGTGGCATCCCCATGTGGCGCGTGACCAACTACATTGGCGCCAACATCGTGACAGGCCAGATCATCTGGGACGGCCTGTGGATGAACTGCGTGATGCAGAGCACGGGCCAGATGCAGTGCAAGCTACAGTCCTCCATCATGACCCTGACCCAGGACCTGCAAGCCGCCCGCGCACTCACTGTCATCTCCATACTGATCAGCTTCATCGGGGTGCTCTTGACGTTCATCGGTGGCCGATGCAGCAGCTGCCTGAAGAACGAGTCCTCCATGGCAAAACTGGTCATCCTGGGAGGTATCCTCTGCATCGTGGCCGCTGTGGTCTGTGTAATCCCTGTAAGCTGGTCAGCAGCCGTCACCATCTCCGATTACCAGAATCCTCTCATACCGACCACACAGAAGAGGGAGATAGGAGGCTGCGTATACATCGGCTGGGGCACCGCAGTCATTCTTCTTATTGGAGGGATCATCTTGTGTACCTCTTGTCCACCAAGAGAAGACATGTACCCAAATAATCCAAACATGTATCCCTACCAAGGGCCTATGATGGGGCCAGCGGGACCCTACATGCCGGTCAAAACATATGCGCCCAGCGTTGTGTATACAGGGACTGGAACTTATGTTCCCAACAAGCCATATGCGGCTCCAACGTACTCAGCCGTACCAGGACAATATCGATAA